The Synechococcus sp. MVIR-18-1 region GCTGTGCCGTTCTGAAGCGCTTGCCGGCGAAGACTGCGCCGGCAGAAGCCATGGATAGTGGTGATGTCGGCACGTTCAAGCCCTTCCAGTGCTTCCAGCAGGTTGCTGGCAAGCGTGCGACGGGTGTTGGGGTCTTGTCCATGGAGTGCCAGCCATTCTTCCAACACTGCATCGCGGGGTGGGGAGTCGCTTTGTGCGTTTGAGTCGTTGGCTTGGTGTTGGAGCAGGGCCTGTAAGGCGTCGTTGAGACGACGTCCAATCCGATCCCGCAATTCCGCAGCGGCGGCTTCTGTGAAGGTGACAACCAGAAGCTCTTTGAGGTTGAGCTTTCGCTCTGTCACCAGCCGCAAGACCAGGTGGGCTAAAGCAAAGGTTTTGCCCGTGCCAGCACTGGCTTCTAGGAGACGCACTCCGGCATTGAGGGGGTACTGATTGGGTTGAAAACGGCTGCTCATGGCCGTTGCGCCTCCAGCATCGGTGCATACAACACTTGAAAGGCGTCTTCAAAGCAGGCTTCGCTTAAAAAATGGCCCGCTTCGAAGTGGTCGCCAAAACAAAGCTGCATCTCTGGACGCTCCCGCTCTCCCATGCCTGCGAATCCCCCGTCCCAGCGGCTTTCAAACGCTCGGTTCGCTTGTTCCAGACTTTTGCTCAACGTGAGGGCTCTGGCCAATCCACTGGCAGGTGGGACCGGCCAGCAGGATTCAGCTCCTGCGATTGCGAGAGCATGGAGGGAAAAGAGCAGCTCCTGAGCTCGGTCTGGATCCAATGGCTGCCAGTGAAGGGCAAGCTCAAAGTGATCAGCTTTGCTGCTGCTGTTACATCGACAGATCACAGCCGTTGGCGTAGAGACTCCCGACGCTTGCTGGATGAGGTGGGTGAACCAGCCGCCAAGAGCGGTACGCGATTGAAGCCGACCTGCGCTGACCAAAACCGTGGTTGCCCCAGCCCTCAGAACGGTGCGTGACTCGGACTCGGAGCGGATCGATTCACAGTGCAAAGGGCCAAGTCGCAACAGGGTTTGTTGCAGGTTTTGCCAGCGCTGTTCGAGGCGATTGGCCGCCAGTAGGCCTGCCGCTCCAGGCGGAAGTATTCCTTGGCCTCGTAGCTGTGTGGTCCATTCCCCTGGAAGAGCCTGCTCCCAGATCAAGTTCGAATCGGTCGCCAGCCAGTCGAGCTGATTGAGAAAAGACTGGTTCAGAAGGAATTGACGCTCCCGCTCTTCGAGTTCGAGCGCTGAGAGATCTTCCACGGGGGTGGACCACTCCCGTGTGTCTAATCCCCGCGCTTTGAGCCAATAGCGCTGGGGAGCCTCAAGCCAGCGACTGACTGCGTCTAAATCAACGCCGTCTGAATCCAATCTGTTGGGGGTTGCATCTGGACCCCAGCTCAGGGGGTGGGCTAGGCCCAGGGAGTTGTCGCTCAGGCGATGGTGATCACGGCGGTGATCACGGCGATCGAGATTGCGCCTGGCGTCGAGGTGGTGACGATCAGAGCTGAAGGCTGAGCCGGAGCGATTGACGAGAAAATTGCGAGGATCCAAGGGATTCGCTGGTTGCTCCAACACCACGCGCTCGAACTGTTCGGGGGTGAGTTGCTCGTTGAGCAAGGTGAGCCATTGTTGAACCGGCGGCGCGGGGGGAAGCTCTTCGCCCTTGCGTTCATCACGTGCATTCCAACTGATCAGGAGATGTTGTCGCGCGGACATCAACGCCTCCAGCAGCACGTAACGGTCTTGATCTGTGCTCGATGGATCGCCGAGTCGGCGTTGCTGCTCCAGAAGGTGAAAGCCAGGGCGTTCCCGCTGACGTGGAAAGCCTTGCGAATCAAGCCCCATCAGCACGATCAGCCGATGGGGAATCGCCCGCATCGGCTCAAGAGCACTGATTGTGAGGGCACCACTGCGGTGTCCAAAGCGACCGCTATCGGCGGAGAGGGCCTCATCAAGAATCGAGACCACAACGGAGAGATCAAGGTCAAGAGTGCATGCAGAGGCCTGTTGCTGCATCGTGTCGAGTGCTTCGACGATCGCTTGTTGCTCCCAGGCCCAGTCCCCTCCATCGCCGTAGAGATGCTGGAGAAGCTGATTTAACTGCGTGGTCCAAGCGCTGGGACTGTGGGGTTGACGTAGGCGAATGATCCATTGCGCTAGTCCATCCAGGAGTGGCCACCATTGTTCGAGCTGCTGAATGGTGAGACCTCCTTGGAAGGGAGCACAGCCACCAGGAGCGAGACCTGGCTCGGCAGGCAGCACGAGGCCAAGCAGCCAGCGATCAAGACACCAGCTGAGGCTATGGGTGTCATCGCCTCCCCGCTCCTTGCCATCCACCCCCCAACGGAAGCCGGTCTGCTGGAGACACTGGGTGATGCGTACGGCATCTGTGGCCGTGATGCCTTGAAGCGCTTGAAGAGCTGGGTTCGCCAGAAGAGCCTCTAACCCGGATGCCGTGAAGCGCTCACTGGCCAGTCTCAAAAGGGCCATAAACCCTTGGCTCAGTCCTGGGGTGTTCTGTTGGCTTCGGTCGGTGAGTCGCCAGGGAATGCTGATCCCAGTGGCGTCATGATCACCGAAGACGGAGCTGAGGAGCGGGGCATAGCGCTCTACATCCGGCGTCATCACCAAGACATCGCGTGGTTCCAGGGTTGGATCAGAGGCCAGCCATTGCAGGATCTGATCGCGAACCAGTTGGACCTCGCGCCACGGACCTGCACAGGCCAAAAAGCGCAATGAGCTGTCGTGATCAACAGGGGTGAGAGGTGGTGCACTTCCATCCACCAACTGTTGTTGCACTTGTTCTAAGAGCGTGGCTGGCCGCTGTTCGGATGCAGCGATCTGAATCGGTGCGGCGAAGAGATCGCCCTGATCCCATTGGCCGAGCAAGCAGTCTCCGTTGCCTTCCAAAAGCAACTGAAACTCAGCCCCCATACGTCCCAAAATCGCCTCCAGTCTTGGCGATTCCAGGAGCCAGGGCCCATCGGGTGGGGTGTTCCACGCTTGTCCGAGGCTTCTTCGCCTTTGTTCGGAGCGTTGCCATAGATCTGGGCATGGCGTGAGTAGATAGAGCTCGACAGCCATCAGGCCTGAGAGGCCTTGCAGGAGTTCCACCTGCACCGGGGCGAGATTGCTGATGCCAAATAGGCGCAATCGAGGCGGTAGAGCGGCGGCCGAAACATCTCCTTCCCGCAGACGTTGAACGGCCTTGTGCACCTGAAGACCAAAGGGATCACAGGGGAGAAGTTCTGCAAGGGCGCGAACGAGCTGTGGTTGCCAGTACAAATGGGCCGGCAGATCAGCGTCTCCATGGCCCTCAATCCATTGGCTCAGTTCCTGTGGTCGGTAAAGGGCGTAGTCATCCACAGCATCGGCGAGGCAGCGCGCCAGTTGCCAATGATCACGATTGAGCCGTCCAGAAACGCTTGCGTGTTGTTCCCACCAGAGTTTCAGGCTTTCAGCGCTGGGGTGGTCGAGAAGAGCGGGGAGCACGTTTAAAACAGACCAAACCAGTCGTTCTGCGCGCCAAGGATCTTCAGTGGTTGGATCGAGATCCAAGATGCAGCGCACCAGCTGGCGTAAGCGCGATCCAGGAAAGGGAAAACGCACCAGAGCGCTAATGCCGTTGGCTTTGGCAAGCTGCTCGCCGAGCCATCGGCTTGTGGGCCAGGTATTGACGACAATTTCCAGCTCCTCAAACGGACCCGGTGGGTCAAGCGTCAGCGTTTGAGCCAGAAGCGTTGCCAGAAACTCTGTGCGATTGCTGCGGTAAACCGTTAACAACGATCTGCCTGCAGCGATGGAGCCGTCAGGTTTCGTGGAGCAGCTGTTGATTCCCGAACTCCCTCCACTTGCACAACAGCTGCAGTCTCTGGGCAGTACGCCGAGAGTTTTCCTCCGTACACCGCACCCGTATCCACCATCACGATCCGGCCATGACGCTCCACATCAGGTCGGGGGGTATGACCAATCACCACAAGTCCATGGCTTCCGTCGTAATGCTCCCAGAAGGGCTCACGAATGGTCAGGTCGGGATGACCGTTGGAATCAAATCCTGCATGGGTCGCTACCCAGCCGTGTCCCCAAAACACAGTAGGGAGATGTTGGAGACGCATGAGCCATGGGTTGGGACTGCTTCCTTCAGGTTCCTTGAGGGTTTGGAGTCGTGCCTGCTCATGATTTCCCCGCAGCCAAGTTGCCTGTCCAGCGGTGACCAAGGACCAAACCAACTGCATGGTGGACGCGGTATCAGGCCCGCGGTTGATGACATCTCCACAAAACACGACGTGATCATTCTTCGGCAAAACACCGAGTAGCCGCTGCAGTGGCTGATAACAACCATGCACGTCACCGATCACCCAGTGCTTTCCCGTGAGTGATGGCATGCCAAACAGCAGATGGCCTAATCACATTAATTCCCTTTACTTGTACGAATGCGATGCGTAAAAATGCTTACCCTTATGGCCCTTGTGAACTTGGTGTGGATCCACGATCATTGCCAGTGGCTCGTCGCGTGAGCTTGCTTGTGAACGCCCTTGATGGTGCCCAACGCACCAATGAGGCTCTTGCTGCCTGTGCCAATGGCGAAGAGATGCTTGATGTACTCCTCGGAGCATCGATGAAATTGAGGCTCGGCCTCACGCGTGAGCAGCTCCGTGACACTCCACCGATTCGAGATTGGGTCTGGTGGAAAAATAAGCAAGCGATTGTTACGATTGGGAATTAAAAATGGCTTGTTTTGTTATTTATTTAAAGTCTTGAAGCTGCCTTGTTATTTCTATTTAAACTCTGCTATATCCAAGCTTAGATTCATGAATTTTGAGTGGAAGTCCGAAAGACTCCATCAGTTTTCTGCAGTCATCTCCAACAGTTCCATAAACCTCGATGCTGAAGCCGTCACCAAGTTCAGCATGCTTTTGCAAATACTCCTGAACGGGAGGGTTGGAGACATGAGCCGCAAATGCCTCGTCATTGGCATAGACCTCTGACCACACAAACGCTTGTGGGTCTTGAGGATCTTGATCAAAGGTGTGATGAAGCATTCCAGGTTCGGAAGACTGAACGGCCACGTCAGTTATGCGGGCGAGTTCCAGATATTGATCGAGGCAATCCGCCTTGACGTGGATGCGTGCGAGAAGCATGAAGGGAGTGGATCGATCGAATGTTGCCATGGTGAGCAGTGAAGTTGGATGATTCTCTCAAACAGTACGTCTATCTTCTGTTCGGTTCAAACGCGTCTCTCTGATTCGCTTGAAAAGCATGTTGACTGTGATCATGGCTCTGTTGCATTGGCAGTCTTTGATTGATGCATTGACCGAGAGGCTTAGTTTGATGTTTGTTGCCTGAATCCCATGGCCTTTAACTCTAAGACTTTGATGATTTGGTAATATTTTTACTGAATGTGTGTTCGATATACGAGCCAGTGGATGGTTTATTGTTACGTGCTATGGAGCTTGTAGACTTGTGATCGAACTTCTTTTAACCGGAAGTCTCACTTTTATTATGTTTTCTTTGGGGTTATCACTGAAGCCGCAAGATTTTGGAGTTGCATTTCACCAGCCAAAAGCCTTGATTGCAGGAGCAATGGCTCAGCTTTTGATGCTTCCAGTGATTGCTTTTGCCTTGCTAAGGATCTTTGGTTTGCAAGGTGATTTTGCTCTTGGCATTATGATTTTGAGTTGCTATCCTGGAGGCATTACATCGAGTATTGTTACTAAACTATCTCGAGGAGATGTAGCTCTTTCAATCTCTTATACCGCACTCGCTAGCCTTGTGACGGCAGTGACTTTACCTCTTGTTTTGAGTTTAACAGCGCCTGTTCTTATCCCACAGCAAGATGTTGAATTATCAATAGTGCCCTTAAGTCTAAAAGTCTTTGCTTTAGCAACATTACCTGTTGTATTGGGAGTTTCTATTCGCCAGTGGAGCCCAAAACTGGCTGTTCGTTGGCAGTTGCCAAGCAGTCAATTGGCAAATGGTTTATTTGTTGCAGTTTTGATTGGAGTCTTGATTGGTCAGTGGGATGTCTTTATCGCTAATCTTCCACTCCTTGGACCCTTACTGCTGCTCCTCAATCTATTAATGCTTATCATCGGTTTAGTTGTTGGTCATTTGCTGAGATTAAAGAAATCTCAGATTACCTCGCTTTCTGTAGAGGCTGGTTTTCAGAATGGAACGATTGGTATTGTTGTTGGTTCACTGATCAGTGAACCGCTTATTCAAGGTGGATTAAGTCGTTTTAGTCTCCCCTCGGCTGTTTATAGTGTTTTGATGTTAGTAACGATTATTCCTTTCGTTCTTTGGAGAAGAAGTCTCTGACAAGTGATATCACTTTCTTTGTTTGTACTTGTTAGATCAAAAGTTTAATTGTTATTGCTTTTTTGATATTTGGCTGCAGGTCTGTGCAGCCTATTGGCTTAAAAGTAGATGCAAGGACACCTCTACTGAATGCAGTCTTCCTTGGAAAAGAAGTTTCTGTTTAGAGCTAATTTTTTTCGGTTATGACTTCCTGAACCACAACGGCTCCATCGCCTAAGGCTTCAACCATTTCTTCAACAAAATGGTCTGCATAGAACTTGATATTGTCTAGCTTTTCGGAGGGATTTTGATCGTTGGTGACCTCATCAATAGCTTCATCTGCTATTGCCTTTCTCATTTCATCCGTTGAAAGTAAGTGTCGAGCTTCATCGACGCTCATCAATGGGTTCTCAGTGGTCACGCTGAATGCATGAAAAGCCGTGAAGGTGAACCCGATGGTGTGTGTGTACTCAGCCATGACCTGCAGTTTGAACACTGATTAACCTCATTCTTGATGCCCGGGTGTCCGATTGCCTGTGTCGTGCTGATACACAAACGTTGGTTATTGAGGGTCAGTCCTTCCACGAACGAACGAAGTCTTTCGTTGACTTGCTCATTACCTTCTCCACATCCAGCCGTTAGCTCACGAAGTCTGCCTCTGAGGCTGCTTTCACCACTTCCAGGTCGTCAAAAGACGTAGGCTTCAAATGGTCGATGAAGTGAATACGAGCGGCATCCGATTTAATCCATTCATTGAGTTGTTCTCTACTCTGCAGCTCGGGGACATTTAAGTTCACCGTAATGGTGGCAAGCAGAGTTACCTTTTGCGAGTAGTCCATTCTTTAACTGTGAAAGTCGAATAAAGTACTACTTGTGCGAAGAG contains the following coding sequences:
- a CDS encoding exodeoxyribonuclease V subunit gamma, translating into MLTVYRSNRTEFLATLLAQTLTLDPPGPFEELEIVVNTWPTSRWLGEQLAKANGISALVRFPFPGSRLRQLVRCILDLDPTTEDPWRAERLVWSVLNVLPALLDHPSAESLKLWWEQHASVSGRLNRDHWQLARCLADAVDDYALYRPQELSQWIEGHGDADLPAHLYWQPQLVRALAELLPCDPFGLQVHKAVQRLREGDVSAAALPPRLRLFGISNLAPVQVELLQGLSGLMAVELYLLTPCPDLWQRSEQRRRSLGQAWNTPPDGPWLLESPRLEAILGRMGAEFQLLLEGNGDCLLGQWDQGDLFAAPIQIAASEQRPATLLEQVQQQLVDGSAPPLTPVDHDSSLRFLACAGPWREVQLVRDQILQWLASDPTLEPRDVLVMTPDVERYAPLLSSVFGDHDATGISIPWRLTDRSQQNTPGLSQGFMALLRLASERFTASGLEALLANPALQALQGITATDAVRITQCLQQTGFRWGVDGKERGGDDTHSLSWCLDRWLLGLVLPAEPGLAPGGCAPFQGGLTIQQLEQWWPLLDGLAQWIIRLRQPHSPSAWTTQLNQLLQHLYGDGGDWAWEQQAIVEALDTMQQQASACTLDLDLSVVVSILDEALSADSGRFGHRSGALTISALEPMRAIPHRLIVLMGLDSQGFPRQRERPGFHLLEQQRRLGDPSSTDQDRYVLLEALMSARQHLLISWNARDERKGEELPPAPPVQQWLTLLNEQLTPEQFERVVLEQPANPLDPRNFLVNRSGSAFSSDRHHLDARRNLDRRDHRRDHHRLSDNSLGLAHPLSWGPDATPNRLDSDGVDLDAVSRWLEAPQRYWLKARGLDTREWSTPVEDLSALELEERERQFLLNQSFLNQLDWLATDSNLIWEQALPGEWTTQLRGQGILPPGAAGLLAANRLEQRWQNLQQTLLRLGPLHCESIRSESESRTVLRAGATTVLVSAGRLQSRTALGGWFTHLIQQASGVSTPTAVICRCNSSSKADHFELALHWQPLDPDRAQELLFSLHALAIAGAESCWPVPPASGLARALTLSKSLEQANRAFESRWDGGFAGMGERERPEMQLCFGDHFEAGHFLSEACFEDAFQVLYAPMLEAQRP
- a CDS encoding metallophosphoesterase → MPSLTGKHWVIGDVHGCYQPLQRLLGVLPKNDHVVFCGDVINRGPDTASTMQLVWSLVTAGQATWLRGNHEQARLQTLKEPEGSSPNPWLMRLQHLPTVFWGHGWVATHAGFDSNGHPDLTIREPFWEHYDGSHGLVVIGHTPRPDVERHGRIVMVDTGAVYGGKLSAYCPETAAVVQVEGVRESTAAPRNLTAPSLQADRC
- a CDS encoding putative quinol monooxygenase translates to MATFDRSTPFMLLARIHVKADCLDQYLELARITDVAVQSSEPGMLHHTFDQDPQDPQAFVWSEVYANDEAFAAHVSNPPVQEYLQKHAELGDGFSIEVYGTVGDDCRKLMESFGLPLKIHESKLGYSRV
- a CDS encoding bile acid:sodium symporter family protein, with the translated sequence MIELLLTGSLTFIMFSLGLSLKPQDFGVAFHQPKALIAGAMAQLLMLPVIAFALLRIFGLQGDFALGIMILSCYPGGITSSIVTKLSRGDVALSISYTALASLVTAVTLPLVLSLTAPVLIPQQDVELSIVPLSLKVFALATLPVVLGVSIRQWSPKLAVRWQLPSSQLANGLFVAVLIGVLIGQWDVFIANLPLLGPLLLLLNLLMLIIGLVVGHLLRLKKSQITSLSVEAGFQNGTIGIVVGSLISEPLIQGGLSRFSLPSAVYSVLMLVTIIPFVLWRRSL